The following coding sequences lie in one Mycobacterium sp. Z3061 genomic window:
- a CDS encoding PE domain-containing protein has translation MSYVLAAPELMSLAAADLTQLGSQVSAAGAAAHQATTGVLAAAADEVSSAVAALFAGHGLEFQSASIQAATFRDRFVQLLNSAGANYASAEAAGASLLGMAPSVGLLGLGNVGDLNLGSGNTGSYNFGDGNLGSGNFGSGNLGSNNLGLGNLGLFNFGLGNAGYLNVGFGNGSLAQAALENKISSINFGSANLGTYNFGDANVGNNNLGLGNLGNGNFGVGNNGLNNVGFGNIGTGNIGIGLSGNNQIGIGGLNWSGSGGWNIGLANSGSFNFGFANTGDSNWGLANTGSHNIGIGLTGENQVGFGGFNSGTGTSGLFNSGTNNTGFFNSGGGNFGGGQNWGLFNSGTANSGVFNGGSFETGLFNAGDHNTGLFNAGSYNTGVLNTGSFSFGALNAGQGNMGLLNPGTGNVGIENSGTFNSGFANAGYTNFGIYNAGYSNMGIFDSGFGNAGAFNSGGVDLNTLTVGGGNVGFFNSGALNTGFSNSGNLNTGFWNGGSVNTGFGSAVTQAGTVSGFGNSGDHISGFYNIGSYNAGYGNAGEYNYGFENKGNGQGGSMMLTPDLSPNVGFLNTGTNGVGFFNTGQYNVGISNTGFSDVGYGNAGMVNTGFQNTGNYNVGYANSGTWNSGYRNSGNYNSGGYNDSDNTSGFFR, from the coding sequence GTGTCCTATGTGCTTGCAGCGCCCGAGTTGATGTCTCTGGCAGCAGCAGATCTCACCCAGCTGGGTTCGCAGGTCAGCGCAGCCGGCGCAGCGGCACACCAGGCCACGACAGGGGTGCTGGCGGCGGCGGCCGATGAGGTGTCATCGGCTGTGGCGGCGCTGTTCGCCGGGCACGGCCTCGAGTTCCAATCGGCCAGCATCCAAGCCGCCACGTTCCGGGACCGATTCGTTCAGCTGTTGAACAGCGCCGGCGCGAATTATGCCTCGGCCGAGGCGGCCGGCGCTTCGCTTCTGGGGATGGCGCCCAGCGTCGGCCTGCTGGGCCTGGGCAATGTCGGCGACCTCAACCTCGGTAGCGGCAACACCGGCAGTTACAACTTCGGCGATGGCAACCTGGGCAGCGGAAACTTCGGCAGCGGCAACCTGGGCAGCAACAACCTGGGCTTGGGCAACCTCGGTCTGTTCAACTTCGGTCTGGGCAATGCCGGCTATCTCAACGTGGGCTTCGGCAACGGGAGCCTGGCTCAGGCGGCTCTGGAAAACAAGATCTCGTCGATCAATTTCGGCAGTGCGAACCTCGGCACCTACAACTTCGGTGACGCGAACGTCGGCAACAACAACCTCGGTCTCGGCAACCTCGGCAACGGCAACTTCGGCGTCGGCAACAACGGCCTCAACAACGTCGGCTTCGGCAACATCGGCACCGGCAACATCGGCATCGGTTTGTCCGGCAACAACCAGATCGGCATCGGTGGGCTCAACTGGAGTGGCAGCGGCGGGTGGAACATCGGGCTGGCCAACAGCGGTAGCTTCAATTTCGGTTTCGCCAATACCGGTGACAGCAACTGGGGGCTGGCCAACACCGGAAGCCACAACATCGGTATCGGTTTGACCGGTGAGAATCAGGTCGGCTTCGGCGGATTCAATTCCGGGACGGGCACTTCCGGCCTGTTCAACTCCGGAACCAACAACACCGGGTTCTTCAACTCCGGCGGCGGTAACTTCGGCGGCGGTCAGAACTGGGGTCTCTTCAACTCGGGCACAGCCAATTCCGGTGTGTTCAACGGGGGCAGCTTCGAGACGGGCCTGTTCAACGCCGGCGACCACAACACCGGCCTGTTCAACGCGGGCAGCTACAACACGGGAGTTCTGAACACCGGCTCGTTCAGCTTCGGTGCTCTGAACGCGGGCCAGGGCAATATGGGCCTGCTCAACCCGGGCACCGGCAACGTCGGCATCGAGAACTCCGGCACGTTCAACTCCGGCTTCGCCAACGCGGGCTACACGAACTTCGGCATCTACAACGCCGGCTACTCGAACATGGGGATCTTCGATTCGGGCTTCGGCAATGCCGGCGCCTTCAACTCCGGCGGTGTCGACTTGAACACGCTCACGGTCGGCGGCGGCAATGTCGGTTTCTTCAACTCGGGTGCCCTGAACACCGGATTCTCGAACTCGGGGAACCTCAACACCGGGTTCTGGAACGGCGGCAGCGTCAACACCGGCTTCGGCAGCGCGGTCACGCAGGCCGGCACCGTCTCGGGCTTCGGCAATTCGGGCGACCACATCTCCGGCTTCTACAACATCGGCAGTTACAACGCCGGCTACGGCAATGCGGGCGAGTACAACTACGGGTTCGAGAACAAGGGGAACGGGCAGGGCGGCTCGATGATGCTGACCCCGGACCTGTCCCCGAATGTGGGATTCCTCAACACGGGTACCAACGGGGTGGGTTTCTTCAACACCGGCCAGTACAACGTGGGAATCTCCAACACAGGCTTCAGCGACGTCGGATACGGCAACGCGGGAATGGTCAACACGGGGTTCCAGAACACCGGCAACTACAACGTCGGCTACGCCAACTCCGGCACCTGGAACTCGGGCTACCGCAACTCGGGCAATTACAACTCGGGCGGCTACAACGACAGCGACAACACCTCGGGATTCTTCCGGTAG
- the cobN gene encoding cobaltochelatase subunit CobN produces the protein MAEPTVLLLSTSDTDLISARSSGKNYRWANPARLSEVELPDLLADASIVVVRILGGYRAWEDGIETVLASGVPTVLVSGEQAPDADLTGRSTVAAGIAVQTHIYLAHGGVDNIRQLHAFLSDTVLMTGFGFSPPVATPTWGVLERTAAPTTGPTVAVLYYRAQQLAGNTAYVEALCQAIERAGGKALPVYCASLRTAEPELLATLGAADAMVVTVLAAGGVKPAAASAGGNDDSWNVEHLAALDVPILQGLCLTSSRAQWSDNDDGLSPLDVATQVAVPEFDGRIITVPFSFKEIDDDGLISYVADPERCDRVAGLAVRHAMLRRIAPADKRVALVFSAYPTKHARIGNAVGLDTPASAVALLRAMGDAGYQVGNLPGVEAGDGDALVHALIERGGQDPDWLTSEQLAGNPIRVSAADYRKWFATLPAELTDAVTRHWGPPPGDLFVDRSNDPDGEIVIAAIQSDNLVLMVQPPRGFGENPVAIYHDPDLPPSHHYLAAYHWLDAGFGSHAIVHLGKHGNLEWLPGKTLGMSAACGSDAALGNLPLIYPFLVNDPGEGTQAKRRAHAVLVDHLIPPMARAETYGDIARLEQLLDEHANVAALDPAKLPAIRQQIWTLIRAAKMDHDLGLTERPEEDTFDDMLLHVDGWLCEIKDVQIRDGLHILGQKPTGDGELDLVLAILRARQLFGGTHALPGLRQALGLAEDGTDERTSVDQTEAAARGLIAAMQESGWDPWAADRLTDNADVAAVLRFAATEVVPRLAGTASEIEQVLRALDGRFIPSGPSGSPLRGLVNVLPTGRNFYSVDPKAVPSRLAWEAGVALADSLLQRYRADHGQWPQSVGLSVWGTSAMRTAGDDIAEVLALLGVRPVWDDASRRVVDLAAISLPELGRPRIDVTVRISGFFRDAFPHVVTMLDDAVQLVATLDEPAEDNYVRAHAQADLAQHGDQRRSTTRIFGSKPGTYGAGLLQLIDSRNWRDDADLAQVYTAWGGFAYGRNLDGREAVDDMNRQYRRIAVAAKNTDTREHDIADSDDYFQYHGGMVATVRALTGQAPAAYIGDNTRPDAIRTRTLSEETTRVFRARVVNPRWMSAMRRHGYKGAFEMAATVDYLFGYDATAGVMADWMYEQLSERYVLDAENRKFMNESNPWALHGMAERLLEAAGRGMWAEPQADTLDGLRRVLLETEGDLEG, from the coding sequence GTGGCTGAGCCGACCGTTCTGTTGCTGTCGACGTCCGACACTGACCTGATCAGTGCCCGCTCCAGCGGAAAGAACTACCGGTGGGCGAACCCGGCACGGCTGTCTGAGGTGGAGTTGCCGGACCTGCTGGCCGACGCGTCAATCGTGGTAGTTCGGATCCTCGGCGGGTATCGCGCGTGGGAGGACGGCATCGAGACGGTGCTGGCCAGCGGGGTGCCGACGGTGCTGGTCAGTGGCGAGCAGGCCCCTGACGCGGACCTGACCGGCCGCTCCACCGTCGCGGCGGGCATCGCGGTGCAGACGCACATCTACCTCGCGCACGGGGGCGTGGACAACATCCGCCAGTTGCACGCGTTCCTGTCCGACACGGTGCTGATGACCGGGTTCGGTTTCTCGCCGCCGGTGGCGACCCCGACCTGGGGTGTGCTGGAGCGAACTGCGGCGCCGACGACGGGTCCGACCGTCGCAGTGCTGTATTACCGCGCTCAGCAGCTGGCCGGCAACACCGCGTACGTCGAGGCACTGTGCCAGGCGATCGAACGCGCGGGCGGCAAAGCGTTGCCCGTCTACTGTGCGTCGCTGCGCACCGCCGAACCCGAATTGCTGGCGACCCTCGGTGCAGCCGATGCGATGGTGGTCACCGTGCTGGCTGCGGGCGGTGTCAAGCCCGCCGCGGCGTCGGCCGGTGGGAACGACGACAGCTGGAACGTCGAACATCTTGCGGCGCTGGATGTTCCGATTCTGCAGGGGCTTTGCCTGACCAGTTCCCGGGCACAGTGGAGCGACAACGACGACGGCCTGAGCCCACTCGACGTCGCCACTCAGGTCGCGGTGCCCGAGTTCGACGGCCGCATCATCACAGTCCCGTTTTCATTCAAGGAGATCGACGACGACGGGTTGATCTCCTACGTTGCCGACCCGGAGCGCTGCGACCGGGTGGCGGGTCTGGCGGTCCGGCACGCGATGTTGCGCCGCATCGCCCCCGCCGACAAGCGCGTCGCGCTGGTGTTCTCGGCCTACCCCACCAAACACGCGCGCATCGGCAACGCCGTCGGCCTCGATACCCCGGCCAGTGCGGTCGCACTGCTGCGGGCCATGGGTGACGCCGGTTACCAGGTGGGAAATCTGCCCGGCGTTGAAGCCGGCGACGGCGACGCACTGGTCCACGCCCTGATCGAACGCGGGGGACAGGATCCCGACTGGCTCACCTCGGAGCAGTTGGCCGGCAACCCGATTCGGGTGTCGGCCGCCGACTACCGCAAGTGGTTCGCCACCCTGCCCGCCGAACTGACCGATGCGGTGACCCGGCACTGGGGTCCGCCGCCCGGGGACCTGTTCGTCGACCGCAGCAACGACCCCGACGGTGAAATCGTCATCGCCGCAATCCAATCCGACAACCTGGTGCTGATGGTCCAGCCGCCGCGCGGCTTCGGCGAAAACCCCGTCGCCATATACCACGATCCCGACCTCCCGCCCAGCCACCATTACCTGGCCGCCTACCACTGGTTGGATGCCGGGTTCGGATCGCACGCGATCGTGCACCTGGGCAAGCACGGAAATCTGGAATGGCTGCCCGGCAAGACGCTTGGCATGTCGGCGGCCTGCGGATCCGACGCCGCACTGGGCAATCTGCCGCTGATCTACCCGTTCCTGGTCAACGACCCCGGCGAGGGCACCCAGGCCAAGCGCCGCGCGCACGCGGTGCTCGTCGACCACCTCATCCCGCCGATGGCCCGGGCCGAAACTTACGGGGACATCGCGCGTCTGGAGCAGCTGCTCGACGAGCACGCCAACGTCGCCGCACTCGATCCCGCCAAGTTGCCCGCCATCCGCCAGCAGATCTGGACCCTGATCCGGGCGGCCAAGATGGACCACGATCTCGGGCTCACCGAACGTCCCGAAGAAGACACCTTCGACGACATGCTGCTCCACGTCGACGGTTGGCTGTGCGAGATCAAAGACGTCCAGATCCGCGACGGCCTCCACATCCTGGGCCAAAAGCCCACGGGGGACGGTGAACTCGATCTGGTGCTGGCCATCCTGCGGGCCCGTCAGCTGTTCGGCGGCACGCACGCGTTGCCGGGCCTGCGCCAGGCGCTGGGCCTGGCCGAAGACGGCACCGACGAACGCACCTCCGTTGACCAGACCGAGGCCGCCGCACGCGGGTTGATAGCGGCGATGCAGGAATCCGGCTGGGATCCGTGGGCGGCGGATCGACTCACCGACAACGCCGACGTCGCGGCCGTGCTGCGCTTCGCCGCCACCGAGGTGGTGCCGCGGCTGGCCGGCACCGCATCAGAGATCGAGCAGGTGCTGCGTGCGCTGGACGGACGGTTCATCCCCTCCGGCCCCTCAGGGTCACCGTTGCGCGGGCTGGTCAATGTGCTGCCGACCGGGCGTAACTTCTACTCGGTCGACCCCAAGGCGGTGCCATCCCGGCTGGCCTGGGAAGCCGGTGTGGCGCTGGCGGATTCGCTTCTGCAGCGGTATCGCGCCGATCACGGACAGTGGCCGCAATCGGTCGGGCTGTCGGTATGGGGCACCTCGGCGATGCGCACCGCGGGTGACGACATCGCCGAAGTGCTGGCGTTGCTGGGCGTTCGACCGGTGTGGGACGACGCGTCCCGGCGCGTGGTCGACCTCGCCGCAATCTCGCTGCCTGAATTGGGCCGGCCCCGCATCGACGTGACCGTGCGGATTTCCGGTTTCTTCCGGGACGCATTCCCGCACGTCGTCACCATGCTGGACGACGCGGTCCAGTTGGTCGCGACGCTCGACGAGCCGGCCGAGGACAATTACGTCCGCGCCCACGCGCAGGCCGACCTGGCTCAGCACGGTGACCAGCGACGCTCCACCACAAGGATTTTCGGATCTAAGCCGGGCACGTACGGCGCCGGACTGCTGCAGCTGATCGACAGCCGCAATTGGCGCGACGACGCCGATCTCGCGCAGGTGTACACGGCCTGGGGCGGATTCGCCTACGGCCGCAACCTGGACGGCCGCGAAGCCGTCGACGACATGAACCGGCAATACCGGCGAATCGCGGTGGCCGCCAAGAACACCGACACGCGCGAACACGACATCGCCGACTCCGACGACTACTTCCAGTACCACGGCGGCATGGTGGCCACCGTGCGCGCGCTCACCGGCCAGGCTCCTGCTGCCTACATCGGTGACAACACCCGGCCCGACGCCATCCGCACCCGCACCCTGTCGGAGGAGACCACTCGGGTATTTCGCGCCCGGGTGGTCAACCCACGCTGGATGTCGGCGATGCGCCGGCACGGCTACAAGGGTGCGTTCGAAATGGCCGCGACGGTGGACTATCTGTTCGGCTACGACGCCACTGCCGGTGTGATGGCCGACTGGATGTACGAGCAACTCAGCGAGCGCTACGTGTTGGATGCGGAGAACCGCAAATTCATGAACGAGTCCAACCCGTGGGCGCTGCACGGCATGGCCGAGCGACTGCTCGAGGCCGCCGGCCGGGGCATGTGGGCCGAGCCCCAAGCTGACACGCTCGACGGATTGCGCCGGGTGCTGCTGGAAACCGAAGGCGACCTCGAGGGCTGA
- a CDS encoding molybdopterin-dependent oxidoreductase: MLAGVAAASVALGVAQLVSIPFGGRADARTAVGTAVVDLTPGPVKEWAIQTLGTLDKPFLAVVVLIVIATLAAIAGTLETRRRPVGSAVIVAGGVLGCLAVLSRPGATALDTIPTIVGTACGVAALRLLTRRITPDPEHPDESNDQTDAGRRRLLVLGVLGFGIVSGVAGAVIARLAQSVAADRRTFVLPPPRSSAPPIPAEVQPKDVALPSFITPSTDFYRIDTALSVPQISHRDWRLRIHGMVDRETTYSFDDLARFNIVETVATLTCVSNPVGGKLISTGIWTGYRVADLLAAAGVHKDADMVLSTSIDGFTAGTPVLALTDGREALLAVSLNGQPLPVEHGYPARLVVPGLYGYVSATKWVVELELTRFDKAQAYWTRQGWAAQAPVKTESRIDVPRRGQQVPLGPVVFGGVAWAQNRGVRAVEVRIGDGAWQPAELGAAYSNETWRLWSFPWQAKSPGKQTITVRAIDNTGAVQTEQRADPVPDGATGWHSVSFSVTEK, from the coding sequence ATGCTTGCCGGGGTCGCGGCGGCATCCGTCGCCCTCGGCGTCGCCCAGTTGGTCAGCATCCCGTTCGGTGGGCGGGCCGATGCCCGGACTGCCGTCGGCACTGCAGTCGTCGACCTGACACCCGGACCGGTCAAAGAATGGGCTATTCAGACCCTCGGAACACTGGACAAGCCGTTCCTGGCCGTCGTGGTACTCATCGTGATCGCGACACTGGCGGCGATCGCCGGGACCCTCGAGACCCGGCGCCGTCCGGTCGGCAGCGCGGTGATCGTCGCGGGTGGTGTGCTCGGATGCCTTGCCGTGCTGTCGCGGCCGGGTGCGACAGCACTCGACACGATCCCCACCATTGTCGGCACCGCCTGCGGTGTGGCGGCCCTGCGCCTGCTCACTCGTCGAATCACGCCTGATCCCGAGCACCCCGACGAGAGCAACGACCAGACGGATGCGGGCAGGCGCCGGTTGCTCGTCCTGGGCGTGCTCGGATTCGGAATCGTCAGCGGTGTCGCGGGCGCCGTCATCGCTCGGTTGGCGCAGTCGGTGGCGGCCGACCGCAGAACTTTCGTCCTCCCGCCACCACGGTCGTCGGCACCGCCGATACCGGCGGAGGTGCAACCGAAAGACGTTGCGCTCCCGAGCTTCATCACACCCAGCACCGATTTCTACCGGATCGACACCGCGCTCAGTGTTCCCCAGATCAGTCACCGCGACTGGCGCCTGCGCATCCACGGCATGGTCGACCGCGAAACCACATACAGCTTCGACGACCTCGCCCGTTTCAACATCGTCGAAACGGTGGCAACGCTGACCTGTGTGTCGAATCCAGTTGGTGGAAAACTGATTTCAACGGGCATCTGGACGGGGTACCGGGTGGCGGACCTGCTGGCGGCGGCCGGTGTGCACAAGGACGCCGATATGGTGCTCTCGACCTCGATCGACGGCTTCACCGCCGGCACGCCGGTGCTGGCCCTCACCGATGGCCGCGAAGCGTTGCTGGCCGTCAGCCTCAACGGTCAGCCGCTGCCGGTCGAGCATGGCTACCCGGCCCGTCTGGTGGTGCCTGGACTCTACGGCTACGTGTCGGCCACCAAGTGGGTCGTCGAGCTCGAGCTGACCCGCTTCGACAAGGCGCAAGCCTATTGGACGCGGCAGGGGTGGGCCGCGCAGGCGCCCGTCAAGACCGAGTCCCGAATCGACGTGCCGAGGAGAGGTCAGCAGGTGCCTCTCGGGCCGGTGGTGTTCGGCGGGGTGGCCTGGGCGCAGAACCGTGGCGTGCGTGCCGTGGAGGTCCGAATCGGCGACGGGGCGTGGCAGCCCGCCGAACTCGGCGCCGCCTACTCCAACGAGACGTGGCGGCTGTGGAGCTTTCCGTGGCAGGCGAAAAGCCCTGGCAAGCAGACCATTACCGTGCGCGCCATCGACAACACGGGCGCCGTCCAGACCGAGCAGCGAGCCGACCCGGTCCCCGACGGCGCTACCGGCTGGCACAGCGTGAGTTTCTCCGTGACGGAAAAATGA
- a CDS encoding SDR family oxidoreductase, with the protein MTSSVAGKVVAITGGARGIGLAIASALHSSGAKVAIGDIDEAGAKAAGERLGLPLATRLDVTDRSSFTEFLDAAENQLGPLDVVVNNAGLITVGSAVEETDEATQRLFDVNVHGVILGTKLAAQRMLPRRRGHVVNIGSLGSVLPTEGIATYCATKHAVLGYTDAVRMETRGRGVHFTVIMPTLTNTDMVAGVGHAKGFKNAEPEDVARAVVGVIAKPEPRVAIPRSLGLTVWAQRLMPLGVAEALGRALGTGRVFTSDLQREQHDVYTRRTGLS; encoded by the coding sequence ATGACATCTTCGGTTGCCGGAAAAGTCGTCGCCATCACCGGAGGCGCTCGCGGAATCGGCCTGGCCATTGCCAGCGCGCTACACAGTTCGGGCGCCAAAGTCGCCATCGGGGACATCGACGAAGCCGGCGCCAAGGCAGCGGGCGAGCGCCTCGGGTTGCCACTCGCCACGCGATTGGACGTCACCGATCGCTCGTCGTTCACCGAGTTCCTGGATGCCGCGGAGAATCAACTCGGCCCACTCGACGTCGTGGTAAACAACGCCGGCCTGATCACGGTGGGCAGCGCGGTCGAGGAAACCGATGAGGCCACTCAACGCCTGTTCGACGTCAACGTCCATGGGGTCATCCTGGGCACCAAATTGGCCGCGCAACGAATGCTGCCCCGCCGCCGCGGCCACGTCGTCAACATCGGGTCGCTGGGCAGCGTGTTGCCCACCGAGGGCATCGCAACCTATTGCGCGACAAAGCATGCCGTGCTCGGTTACACCGACGCGGTCCGCATGGAGACCCGCGGCAGGGGTGTCCATTTCACCGTGATCATGCCGACGCTCACCAACACAGACATGGTCGCCGGCGTCGGGCATGCGAAGGGCTTCAAGAACGCCGAACCGGAAGACGTCGCACGGGCGGTCGTCGGCGTAATTGCAAAACCGGAACCACGGGTGGCCATCCCTCGTTCGCTGGGGCTCACGGTGTGGGCTCAGCGTCTGATGCCGCTGGGTGTCGCCGAGGCCCTCGGCCGCGCCCTGGGCACCGGGCGCGTCTTCACCAGCGACTTGCAACGCGAGCAGCATGACGTTTACACCCGGCGGACCGGCCTCTCCTGA
- a CDS encoding TetR/AcrR family transcriptional regulator encodes MVERILNAAQEVLIAHGYDGASTNRIAAAAGVSPGSLYQYFPNKDAIVAAVIDRYSDELAAAVASTLAQSLDQPAPDHVRSSVAALLDALDVHPEFLRAVIEQTPRLGSSGKLVAFEQRISELTMAYLMLNRRQVRPDVRFDTASWMLVRMVEHLTIRYILDRPDISRDEFLSEITTLALNYLRVQERPVRRV; translated from the coding sequence ATGGTGGAACGGATCCTGAACGCGGCCCAGGAGGTTCTGATCGCCCACGGATACGACGGGGCGTCTACCAACCGCATCGCCGCCGCCGCGGGGGTCAGCCCGGGTTCGCTCTACCAGTACTTCCCGAACAAGGACGCCATCGTCGCCGCGGTCATCGACCGCTACAGCGACGAGCTGGCAGCGGCGGTCGCATCCACGCTGGCGCAGTCGCTGGATCAACCTGCGCCCGATCACGTGCGAAGTTCGGTAGCTGCGCTGCTGGATGCGCTCGACGTGCACCCGGAGTTCCTGCGTGCGGTGATCGAACAGACTCCACGCCTGGGTTCCAGTGGCAAACTGGTCGCCTTCGAGCAACGCATCAGCGAATTGACCATGGCGTACCTGATGTTGAACCGGCGTCAGGTGCGCCCGGATGTCCGCTTCGATACCGCGTCATGGATGTTGGTGCGGATGGTCGAGCATCTCACCATTCGCTACATCCTCGACCGTCCGGACATCTCCCGAGACGAGTTCCTCTCAGAGATAACGACTTTGGCCCTGAACTATCTCCGGGTTCAGGAGAGGCCGGTCCGCCGGGTGTAA
- a CDS encoding oxygenase MpaB family protein: protein MVAHPEVLLKTELNPTEDAGYPRRFLGAEARNRRLGRPLKLLTRTTQPDTELIERIGRRLMQRDECGAALVQAMRAGEVSMGQFNLALESGVGAVPDCPAALRAFFTVVERTPDWVDFDLLNRGAAAYRRLGSNAADVMLQLALIGGYRFGGPTDLLVETGGLTGSTTVRRLAETQQWAVAISAPDGMRRDQPGFKLTVHVRLMHALVNQRFETNGRWDAGQWGLPINQADQAATLGLFNGALLLGVRLLGVRVTRDDSLAIMHLWKYVGWLMGVDEDWLCDTERQQHRLNYHLLLTQSDVSSAGPPLANAIVEAQRGLHFPNLRRVRGAYARARLLSMLRYFLRAEGMRDLELPSALPVAVLPVLAANVVRYQLLTRTRWGTVYVQRWGDKSRRKVLRQYFGDQAHDVGKLPL, encoded by the coding sequence ATGGTGGCACACCCCGAGGTTCTGCTCAAGACGGAGCTCAACCCCACCGAGGACGCCGGATATCCACGACGCTTCCTCGGCGCCGAGGCCCGTAACCGCCGACTCGGGCGACCTCTGAAACTCCTCACCCGAACCACACAGCCCGACACCGAGCTCATCGAGCGCATCGGCCGCCGGCTGATGCAGCGCGACGAGTGCGGCGCCGCCCTGGTGCAGGCGATGCGAGCCGGCGAGGTGTCGATGGGCCAGTTCAACCTCGCGCTGGAGTCCGGTGTCGGTGCGGTGCCGGACTGCCCTGCGGCGCTGCGCGCGTTCTTCACCGTCGTCGAGCGCACGCCGGACTGGGTCGACTTCGACCTGCTCAACCGTGGCGCCGCGGCCTACCGGCGGCTGGGCAGCAACGCCGCTGACGTCATGCTGCAGTTGGCGCTGATCGGCGGATACCGGTTCGGCGGGCCGACCGACCTGCTCGTCGAGACGGGCGGCCTGACCGGATCTACCACCGTGCGCCGACTTGCCGAAACCCAACAGTGGGCCGTCGCGATCTCGGCACCGGACGGCATGCGCCGCGACCAACCGGGATTCAAGCTCACCGTGCATGTCCGGCTGATGCACGCGCTGGTCAATCAGCGTTTCGAGACCAACGGACGATGGGACGCCGGGCAATGGGGGTTGCCGATCAACCAGGCCGACCAGGCCGCAACCCTGGGGCTGTTCAACGGGGCACTGCTGCTGGGCGTTCGACTGCTCGGGGTCCGGGTGACCCGCGACGATTCCCTCGCCATCATGCATCTGTGGAAGTACGTCGGATGGCTGATGGGGGTCGACGAAGACTGGCTCTGTGACACCGAGCGCCAACAGCACCGGCTCAACTACCACCTGCTGCTGACGCAGTCCGATGTGAGTTCTGCGGGTCCGCCGTTGGCCAATGCGATCGTCGAGGCGCAGCGCGGGCTGCACTTTCCCAACCTGCGCCGGGTGCGCGGGGCCTACGCGCGCGCCCGGCTGCTCAGCATGCTGCGCTACTTTCTGCGTGCCGAAGGAATGCGCGATCTCGAGCTGCCCTCGGCACTGCCGGTGGCGGTACTGCCGGTCTTGGCTGCCAATGTCGTTCGCTATCAATTACTTACCCGTACCCGGTGGGGTACCGTCTACGTCCAGCGGTGGGGCGACAAGTCTCGGCGAAAAGTGCTGCGCCAATACTTCGGCGACCAGGCCCACGACGTGGGAAAGTTACCGCTGTGA
- a CDS encoding oxygenase MpaB family protein has product MLRRPGPRRGKVTAVSTRIDLGPRSLLWRWAGDMRIAFEGGTAGLMQTMHPAIGQGLIDHSNFFDDPVDRVFRSLPGILGTIYDGPEADETGLKVRDFHRDIKGEMPGGERYHALKPETYWWAHATFQVMVHRLAEYWDVHRLTDREREQLYQEGCEWYRRYGMSESVLPPTLSEFNREYERYCAEVLQPNAASDFLIEFIQRTAIPDMSASPDYPSTPLLKPIMDVLLPTMPVRTALAPPMRLVIFGGLPPIVRERFGIGWSGVDETSYRAVRATIRQGWRAVPAALKWHDAARKGWLRELGSVPRRV; this is encoded by the coding sequence ATACTTCGGCGACCAGGCCCACGACGTGGGAAAGTTACCGCTGTGAGCACTCGCATCGACCTGGGCCCGCGGTCATTGCTGTGGCGCTGGGCGGGCGACATGCGGATCGCGTTCGAAGGGGGTACGGCCGGCCTGATGCAGACGATGCATCCCGCCATCGGCCAGGGGCTCATTGACCACTCGAATTTCTTCGACGATCCCGTGGATCGGGTATTCCGTTCCCTGCCAGGCATTCTCGGTACCATCTACGACGGACCCGAGGCGGACGAGACCGGGCTCAAGGTGCGGGATTTTCACCGCGACATCAAGGGAGAGATGCCCGGCGGAGAGCGTTATCACGCCCTCAAGCCGGAGACGTACTGGTGGGCGCACGCCACGTTCCAGGTGATGGTGCACCGCCTCGCGGAGTACTGGGATGTGCACCGCCTCACCGACCGCGAGCGTGAGCAGCTCTACCAGGAGGGCTGCGAGTGGTACCGGCGTTACGGCATGTCGGAATCGGTACTGCCACCGACATTGAGCGAGTTCAACCGTGAATATGAGCGCTACTGCGCAGAAGTGCTACAACCCAATGCGGCTTCGGACTTTCTGATCGAGTTCATCCAACGCACCGCGATCCCCGACATGAGCGCGTCACCGGATTATCCGAGCACTCCCCTGCTCAAACCGATCATGGACGTTCTGCTGCCCACCATGCCCGTGCGCACCGCGCTGGCGCCGCCGATGCGTCTGGTGATTTTCGGCGGCCTGCCCCCGATTGTGCGCGAGCGCTTCGGGATTGGCTGGTCCGGCGTCGACGAGACCAGCTACCGCGCAGTGCGCGCGACCATCAGACAGGGATGGCGCGCCGTACCCGCGGCGTTGAAATGGCACGATGCCGCCCGCAAGGGCTGGCTGCGCGAACTGGGCAGCGTGCCCCGTCGCGTGTAG